In Xenopus tropicalis strain Nigerian chromosome 5, UCB_Xtro_10.0, whole genome shotgun sequence, one genomic interval encodes:
- the rp1l1 gene encoding retinitis pigmentosa 1-like 1 protein, protein MNSPTGDHYMDTVSSPEQTLPMVPRGHQVTEVAPAKKITFYKSGDPQFGGVKMAISHRSFKSFSALMDDLSHRVPLPFGVRTITTPRGTHSVNRLEQLVDGGSYICSDKKYVQPIAPSKPGRKMVVQRPGPPASARKPSRQEQHEDEYTATHFQQVPRVRKKITLVKNGDPTVRRSIILNRTNGRNLRTFLEDASDLLQYTVRRLYTVDGRRIETIQALLQVPSILVCVGREPFKPIHLENVRKSVAEKLPGLRSHQAVTSETMDNKKNVNFGLKAKKSVIHPRTASSGKSRLSLSSEKSYPSALNMSPLNSGYASFSKPCPHTKSDDSSHSLVNEDIEKRVHVNKDGSLSVEMKVRFRLLNEETLQWSTQIKKSSNAGKNKCEQLCLCDEDETATKKDMNPELFSETDESFYPCDGESYSSKPNDEELEDVCCAHCGLQCQEYDIWKNPLHVNQQQDYTNRGSWQTRSSVSSSSSHKRVICNQKTSIDSLHRTSSEEYTERIVHRSAHYSETKEHGETRVTYSAVSQCTSCSGQSTAASNRDINTGEKQRKSRSSLKTENSWQNNTAMEDAKGSVNMKSQSASIEEWSELSPTPSSSHEINKDDCSQKVSVLSPSPVRYSRGSHRKVKKRVSAETISSQSNLSLRVGERQESPSMSAQKNLLGISNVNNDCEEMSLSSSPKQLLERNRSSNDEIDSGQENGPVRMGLSDCEKCSTKSSRHSITHEKRRVGKDPPSSSCSSINQQDNDSIHRHDNNIPNQCEMASELQGSCSSIRSETQQVNLQAQNSFHSVSSLTESTLSHNQEGQPITKSPVCSDNNAVCKPEDDKMSGPVEGRNTSQISKSRSSSISQSASSRHNCMSFPKTGKPCSASSRVSSVCDKESKNAESTDNNSTNDEESQVSQQNTKRSIQNGNVSNKGSDCEHNSAFSPSPPKGKPSQRQRRSSAFKYSCSSECSDPEKVINGVNPGCPGSTTSASKGILAGNGSRERQSSMKSNNSAEEMSNHKKRKDSSSSSKRKFKKESLDSDKISREIHPSALPNVTSEEVVHEWLRKIPSRTIVVDYEVEECPTKVGEETQTADPQPETDKPEEEGNTDKDAENEMPKSCQVQEETTDEENCTSDINNIPDTNTCNKEQKEDTLLSNRIEANDDNGTITAVPLCDEKIVPNTIHNSVQIMKALLRPLQESKFDRSNSLPEVSPSMGRKLSNSAKVLISCLVNLQLLDEGTTDCRVESNTSNKPKYTELLNILQDLWTKAPENKCLKKTKSGKHFSREDEVTPASSSGVDVNSAYDGSGDGSITGGGDSTGIAEKADESKLSITPSDLDNKTNDSQLTEITEATSGTLEVENEQCTQKDTPVLVGGPSACLDETDTHLVDENMNEKVIEDHKSDIVESEPTNYADNMNNVNEEITENIEHTEQRNNTMNIPSQTENSPESNESNTEETNGISSQSDVQSTIISTSDSNGKKDDKQLNEADPIWALKLLRKIENEFMTHYVDAMHEFKVRWNLEHDENLDEMISELKNDVGQRIQKSIANELKKIKSRAGQKMPRPPDDRSRRRSSLQADERRKRLQTMHKRSAMQLANGDKNKDLGTNDTSCETDEEDLTFSASFGNDANGLQDDDEFCPCETCIKKKKALKSAQPKVVVSDAPITRAFDLQQILKMKKENNLQPEEKAVSENACSTENENGLGEEESENGEEDSSSRLEEQESKLSLNPSNDENEADEINEGPSIVVENGECSDVPDADKDLDAETNNNESMENETEDAAMDKEETCSEIGHVSYKSMSRGSSAESRSNGVSQNEQQSDQENNNSDIKEDDIDTASAVEQEETKENIEDTGETEETEGSGLEESSGNEKHGDEDEIEVSSAEENGHQGNQENNLHLQKSRIAQVSLITHQGSVDDPDEAETAETSPNGDLDSPDSKKTQMYPDSSSEEDIASSGGASPVDGHKNGTVEEKHVKPQGSIGESPNNLEQTPREDNISEDEFDF, encoded by the exons ATGAACAGTCCCACAGGAGATCACTATATGGATACCGTATCCAGTCCTGAGCAGACCCTCCCTATGGTCCCCAGAGGCCATCAGGTCACCGAAGTGGCCCCAGCCAAGAAGATAACATTTTATAAGAGTGGAGACCCTCAGTTTGGGGGAGTCAAAATGGCCATCAGCCATCGTAGTTTCAAAAGTTTCAGCGCTCTCATGGATGATCTCTCCCACCGCGTCCCTTTGCCATTTGGAGTTAGGACCATAACGACACCTCGTGGGACGCACAGCGTTAACAGACTGGAACAGCTGGTAGATGGTGGGAGCTATATATGTTCTGATAAGAAATACGTTCAGCCCATTGCTCCCAGCAAGCCAGGACGCAAGATGGTTGTACAGCGGCCCGGTCCCCCGGCCAGTGCCCGAAAACCAAGTAGGCAAGAACAGCATGAGGATGAATATACTGCAACACACTTCCAGCAAGTTCCCAGGGTGCGCAAGAAAATCACTCTTGTGAAGAATGGAGACCCAACGGTTAGGCGTTCTATTATCCTGAACCGCACCAATGGGCGAAACCTGAGAACATTCCTTGAGGATGCGTCGGATCTCTTGCAATATACCGTGCGGAGACTGTACACTGTAGATGGCAGAAGG ATTGAAACCATCCAAGCCCTGTTACAAGTCCCGAGCATCCTCGTCTGCGTCGGACGGGAACCCTTTAAACCAATCCATCTGGAAAATGTCAGGAAAAGCGTTGCCGAAAAGCTTCCAGGCCTCCGATCCCACCAGGCGGTTACTAGTGAGACCATGGACAATAAAAAGAATG TAAACTTTGGGCTGAAAGCTAAAAAAAGCGTCATTCATCCACGGACGGCATCCAGCGGCAAGTCCAGGCTATCATTGTCATCTGAGAAGTCCTACCCAAGCGCCCTCAACATGTCCCCGCTGAATAGCGGCTATGCGTCTTTCTCCAAGCCGTGCCCGCATACAAAATCCGACGACAGTTCCCATTCCTTAGTCAATGAAGATATTGAGAAAAGAGTTCATGTCAATAAGGACGGCAGCCTTTCAGTAGAGATGAAGGTACGTTTCCGCTTGTTGAACGAAGAAACGCTTCAGTGGTCAACGCAGATTAAAAAATCCAGCAATGCGGGGAAGAACAAATGCGAACAACTGTGCTTATGTGACGAGGATGAAACGGCGACCAAGAAAGATATGAACCCTGAGCTTTTTTCCGAAACAGATGAATCTTTTTACCCCTGTGACGGTGAGTCCTACAGCTCAAAGCCCAATGATGAAGAACTGGAAGATGTCTGTTGTGCCCATTGTGGATTGCAATGTCAAGAATATGATATTTGGAAAAACCCCTTGCACGTTAACCAGCAGCAAGACTATACCAATAGGGGTAGCTGGCAGACTCGATCATCTGTCTCTAGCTCCTCTTCACATAAGCGAGTAATATGCAATCAAAAGACATCGATAGACAGCCTCCATAGGACTTCTTCTGAAGAGTATACCGAGCGCATTGTGCACAGGTCTGCACATTATTCGGAAACTAAAGAACACGGAGAGACTAGGGTGACATACTCTGCAGTAAGTCAATGCACCAGTTGCAGTGGACAATCTACTGCTGCTTCTAACAGAGACATTAACACAGGGGAGAAACAAAGAAAGTCAAGGTCTagtttaaaaacagaaaattcTTGGCAAAATAACACTGCAATGGAAGATGCTAAAGGGTCAGTTAATATGAAAAGCCAAAGTGCCAGTATTGAAGAGTGGAGCGAGTTATCCCCAACACCATCTTCCAGCCATGAGATAAATAAAGATGACTGTAGCCAAAAAGTTAGTGTACTGTCCCCATCTCCAGTTCGGTATAGTAGAGGCAGTCATAGGAAAGTGAAGAAGAGAGTGAGTGCTGAAACAATCAGTAGCCAATCAAATTTAAGCCTAAGGGTGGGCGAAAGGCAGGAGAGTCCTAGTATGTCTGCACAAAAGAACCTTCTTGGTATCTCAAATGTCAATAACGATTGTGAGGAAATGTCCTTAAGTAGTTCCCCAAAGCAGCTCCTGGAGCGCAACAGAAGTAGCAATGATGAAATAGACAGTGGCCAGGAGAATGGACCTGTGAGAATGGGTCTCAGTGACTGTGAAAAGTGTTCAACAAAGTCTTCACGCCACTCCATCACTCATGAAAAGAGGAGAGTTGGAAAAGATCCTCCCAGTTCCTCGTGCTCTTCAATTAATCAACAGGACAATGACAGTATTCACAGGCATGATAATAATATCCCTAACCAATGTGAGATGGCCTCAGAGCTGCAGGGGTCTTGTTCTTCTATCAGATCAGAAACACAGCAGGTCAATCTGCAGGCTCAAAATTCATTTCACTCTGTTTCATCTTTAACTGAATCTACATTATCTCACAATCAAGAAGGACAACCAATTACAAAGAGCCCTGTTTGCAGTGATAACAATGCGGTGTGTAAACCAGAAGATGACAAAATGTCGGGACCAGTAGAAGGCAGAAATACCAGTCAAATAAGTAAATCACGTTCATCAAGCATATCACAGTCAGCCAGCTCTAGACACAATTGTATGAGCTTTCCAAAAACCGGGAAACCTTGCAGTGCCAGTTCAAGGGTCTCTTCAGTTTGTGATAAAGAAAGTAAAAATGCAGAATCCACCGACAATAATTCAACCAACGATGAAGAGAGTCAAGTATCTCAGCAGAACACAAAACGAAGCATCCAAAATGGAAACGTTTCTAATAAAGGCTCAGACTGTGAACATAACTCGGCTTTTAGCCCTTCCCCACCAAAAGGTAAGCCAAGTCAGAGGCAACGAAGATCATCAGCATTCAAATACTCCTGTAGCAGTGAATGCAGCGACCCAGAAAAGGTTATAAATGGTGTAAATCCTGGTTGCCCAGGGTCCACTACCTCAGCATCAAAGGGTATTTTGGCAGGTAATGGAAGCAGGGAGAGACAAAGTTCAATGAAGAGTAATAACAGTGCTGAGGAAATGTCAAATCACAAGAAAAGAAAAGACAGTTCTAGTTCTTCAAAGAGAAAATTCAAAAAGGAATCTTTGGACTCTGACAAAATAAGCAGAGAGATCCACCCTTCGGCACTGCCAAATGTAACCTCGGAAGAAGTGGTTCATGAGTGGCTTAGGAAAATCCCCTCTCGGACAATAGTTGTTGATTATGAAGTAGAAGAATGTCCGACAAAAGTAGGCGAGGAGACCCAAACTGCAGATCCACAGCCAGAAACCGATAagccagaagaagaagggaatACAGACAAAGATGCTGAGAATGAGATGCCAAAAAGCTGCCAAGTTCAGGAGGAAACAACAGATGAAGAAAATTGCACCagtgatataaataatataccaGACACAAATACATGCAACAAAGAGCAAAAAGAAGACACATTACTATCAAATAGGATAGAAGCCAATGATGACAACGGTACTATCACAGCAGTACCTCTCTGTGATGAAAAAATAGTCCCAAATACCATACACAATTCTGTGCAAATAATGAAGGCACTCTTAAGACCTTTACAGGAATCCAAGTTTGACCGTTCAAATAGTTTACCCGAAGTATCTCCTTCTATGGGACGAAAACTAAGTAACTCGGCAAAGGTACTGATCTCTTGTCTTGTAAATCTTCAGCTTCTAGATGAAGGCACAACAGATTGCAGGGTAGAGTCAAACACTTCAAATAAACCAAAATATACTGAGTTGTTGAACATATTACAGGATCTGTGGACAAAAGCTCCGGAAAACAAATGTTTAAAGAAGACAAAATCTGGAAAGCATTTTTCCAGGGAGGATGAAGTAACTCCCGCTTCATCTTCTGGAGTTGATGTCAATAGTGCTTATGATGGCTCTGGTGACGGCAGTATTACAGGTGGTGGAGATTCTACAGGTATAGCTGAAAAAGCTGATGAAAGCAAACTGTCTATAACTCCCAGTGATTTAGACAATAAAACTAACGATAGTCAACTTACAGAAATAACCGAAGCAACATCTGGAACTTTGGAAGTAGAAAATGAACAATGTACTCAGAAGGACACACCAGTCCTGGTTGGAGGACCATCTGCTTGTCTTGATGAGACTGACACACACCTTGTAGATGAAAATATGAACGAGAAAGTTATAGAAGACCATAAAAGTGACATTGTCGAAAGTGAGCCAACAAATTATGCCGATAACATGAATAACGTCAAtgaagaaataacagaaaatatcGAGCATACGGAACAAAGAAACAACACCATGAACATCCCTAGTCAAACTGAAAACAGCCCAGAGTCCAATGAATCCAACACTGAGGAAACTAATGGGATCAGTTCACAAAGTGATGTCCAGTCCACCATCATTTCCACTTCTGATTCAAATGGCAAAAAAGACGACAAACAGTTAAATGAGGCGGATCCCATCTGGGCACTAAAGCTGCTGAGAAAAATCGAGAATGAATTTATGACCCATTATGTGGATGCAATGCATGAATTCAAGGTTAGGTGGAACTTAGAACATGATGAAAACCTGGATGAAATGATCTCTGAGCTTAAAAACGACGTAGGTCAAAGGATTCAGAAAAGTATTGCAAAtgaattgaaaaaaattaaaagtagGGCTGGGCAGAAGATGCCGAGACCTCCGGATGACCGTTCAAGGCGGAGGTCTTCTCTTCAAGCGGATGAAAGGAGGAAACGCTTGCAAACAATGCACAAAAGATCGGCTATGCAGCTTGCCAATGGGGACAAAAATAAGGATCTTGGGACAAATGATACTTCGTGTGAAACTGATGAAGAAGACCTAACGTTTAGTGCTTCGTTTGGCAACGATGCCAATGGACTTCAAGATGATGATGAATTCTGCCCATGTGAAACATGTATAAAAAAGAAGAAAGCTTTGAAATCAGCTCAGCCCAAAGTGGTGGTATCTGATGCCCCCATCACGCGAGCTTTTGACCTTCAGCAGATTCTAAAGATGAAGAAGGAGAACAACCTACAACCAGAAGAGAAAGCAGTCAGTGAAAATGCTTGTTCTACTGAGAATGAAAATGGTTTAGGTGAAGAGGAAAGTGAAAATGGTGAGGAGGACTCCTCTAGTAGATTAGAAGAACAAGAGTCAAAACTAAGCTTAAATCCTTCTAATGATGAAAATGAAGCTGATGAAATCAATGAAGGACCATCCATTGTTGTGGAAAATGGAGAGTGCAGTGATGTCCCCGATGCTGATAAAGACCTAGATGCTGAAACTAACAATAATGAAAGTATGGAGAATGAAACAGAAGATGCTGCAATGGACAAGGAAGAGACATGTTCTGAGATTGGACATGTTAGCTACAAATCGATGAGCAGGGGAAGCTCAGCAGAGAGTAGGAGCAATGGAGTCAGTCAAAATGAGCAGCAAAGTGACCAGGAAAACAACAATTCGGATATAAAAGAAGATGACATAGATACAGCATCAGCAGTTGAACAGGAAGAGACAAAAGAGAACATAGAGGACACGGGAGAGACAGAAGAAACAGAAGGAAGTGGCCTAGAAGAAAGCTCAGGCAATGAAAAACATGGAGATGAAGATGAAATAGAAGTGAGTAGTGCCGAAGAAAATGGCCACCAGGGAAATCAGGAAAATAACTTACATTTGCAGAAATCTCGCATTGCTCAGGTTTCTCTCATAACTCACCAGGGCTCTGTAGATGATCCAGATGAAGCTGAAACAGCAGAGACATCACCTAATGGTGATTTAGACAGTCCAGACAGCAAGAAAACTCAGATGTACCCTGATAGTTCTTCTGAGGAGGATATTGCATCCTCAGGGGGGGCAAGCCCTGTTGATGGGCATAAAAATGGAACTGTTGAGGAAAAACACGTGAAACCTCAGGGAAGCATAGGAGAAAGTCCAAACAACCTGGAACAGACACCAAGGGAAGATAATATCAGTGAAGATGAATTTGACTTTTAG